Proteins found in one Arthrobacter pascens genomic segment:
- a CDS encoding metal-dependent transcriptional regulator: MTDLIDTTEMYLRTILELEEENIIALRARIAERLRHSGPTVSQTIGRMERDGLVVVSGDRHLELTETGRKRATEVMRKHRLAERLLADVIGLDWAYVHDEACRWEHVMSERVERRIYELLDHPTESPYGNPIPGLAALGGKASTAFADGVINLLEAMKGYGPGSNVTVIRLAEPIQVEPELLVQLDEGGIRPGASVSLEWVGEYISVRVPGIEGALELPPEVAAHVFVSVR, from the coding sequence ATGACGGATCTGATCGATACCACGGAGATGTATCTTCGGACCATTTTGGAGCTGGAGGAAGAGAACATCATTGCTCTTCGGGCCCGCATCGCCGAACGGCTGCGGCACTCCGGACCCACAGTGTCCCAGACCATCGGCCGGATGGAACGTGACGGCCTGGTGGTTGTCTCAGGCGACCGGCACCTGGAACTCACGGAGACCGGCCGCAAGCGCGCCACAGAAGTCATGCGCAAGCACCGGCTGGCGGAACGCCTCCTGGCAGATGTGATCGGTCTGGACTGGGCCTATGTCCATGACGAGGCCTGCCGCTGGGAACATGTCATGAGTGAACGGGTTGAACGGCGCATCTACGAACTGCTGGACCACCCCACCGAATCCCCATACGGCAACCCCATCCCCGGGCTGGCCGCCTTGGGCGGCAAGGCGTCCACTGCGTTTGCTGATGGTGTGATTAATCTCCTGGAGGCCATGAAGGGCTACGGCCCCGGCTCCAACGTCACTGTTATCCGCCTGGCTGAGCCAATCCAGGTGGAGCCGGAGCTTCTTGTCCAGCTGGATGAAGGCGGGATCAGGCCAGGGGCGTCGGTCTCATTGGAATGGGTGGGAGAGTACATCTCTGTGCGCGTGCCGGGGATCGAAGGGGCGTTGGAGCTGCCTCCGGAAGTCGCGGCCCACGTGTTCGTTTCCGTTCGCTGA
- the serC gene encoding phosphoserine transaminase, whose amino-acid sequence MSETSITIPTDLLPKDGRFGAGPSKVRPEQIEALSAASKTILGTSHRQAPVKNLVGSVREGLSQFFRAPEGYEVVLGVGGSTAFWDIASFGLVEQKAQHLSFGEFGSKFASATNKAPFLEASSIIKSEPGTRPAAQAEAGVDVYAWPQNETSTGVAAPVKRVAGADGGALVLVDATSAAGGLDVDVAEADVYYFAPQKNFASDGGLWLGLFSPAALERAARIKASDRWIPDFLDLQTAIDNSRLNQTYNTPSLSTLVTLDAQVQWLNSNGGLDFASARTADSAGRIYSWAEASEFATPFVAKAEERSNVIATIDLDESVDAAAVAKVLRANGVVDTEPYRKLGRNQLRIATFVAIEPADVSALLASIDYVVGELRK is encoded by the coding sequence GTGAGCGAAACCAGCATCACTATTCCTACCGACCTCCTGCCGAAGGACGGACGGTTCGGCGCCGGCCCTTCCAAGGTGCGGCCGGAACAGATCGAGGCACTCTCCGCGGCGTCCAAGACCATCCTGGGAACCTCCCACCGGCAGGCTCCCGTCAAGAACCTGGTGGGCTCAGTCCGCGAAGGCCTGAGCCAGTTCTTCCGTGCCCCTGAAGGGTATGAAGTTGTCCTCGGCGTCGGCGGCTCGACGGCATTCTGGGACATTGCCAGCTTTGGCCTGGTTGAACAGAAGGCCCAGCACCTTTCGTTCGGTGAGTTCGGTTCCAAGTTTGCGTCCGCCACCAACAAGGCGCCTTTCCTGGAGGCCTCCTCGATCATCAAGTCAGAGCCGGGTACCCGTCCGGCGGCACAGGCCGAGGCCGGCGTCGATGTCTATGCCTGGCCCCAGAACGAGACATCCACCGGCGTGGCCGCGCCGGTCAAGCGCGTAGCCGGAGCGGATGGCGGCGCCCTGGTCCTGGTGGACGCCACGTCGGCCGCGGGCGGCCTGGATGTGGACGTTGCCGAGGCGGATGTGTATTACTTCGCACCGCAGAAGAACTTCGCATCCGACGGCGGTCTGTGGCTTGGCCTCTTTTCCCCCGCCGCGCTGGAACGTGCTGCCCGGATCAAAGCCAGCGACCGCTGGATCCCCGACTTCCTGGACCTGCAGACGGCCATCGACAACTCGCGTCTCAACCAGACCTACAACACCCCGTCGTTGTCCACGCTGGTAACGCTCGACGCCCAGGTGCAGTGGCTGAACTCCAACGGCGGCCTGGACTTCGCGTCCGCCCGCACTGCAGACTCCGCCGGGCGTATCTACAGCTGGGCAGAGGCCTCCGAGTTCGCCACACCGTTCGTGGCCAAGGCCGAGGAGCGCTCAAACGTCATTGCCACCATTGACCTTGACGAGTCTGTGGATGCGGCAGCGGTTGCCAAGGTGCTGCGGGCCAACGGCGTCGTGGACACTGAGCCGTACCGCAAGCTGGGCCGCAACCAGCTCAGGATCGCCACCTTTGTTGCCATCGAGCCTGCGGATGTTTCCGCGCTTCTGGCGAGCATTGACTATGTGGTGGGCGAACTGCGCAAGTAG
- a CDS encoding DUF3027 domain-containing protein, which translates to MNPEAEQQEPAAGDQAGATARQDADPTATKTEAKSESKRRAGLPIWRTGKPDAFLAAAVDVARNAIEGITAASDIGRHLAAKSEGDRLVTHLFESKLPGYLGWQWYAVLTRNSRSKAVTVNELGLLPSEDSILAPEWVPWAERVRPEDAQETAAEGQHAAAPDARSGTADSVEPDVIEPDVMEPEASESELPESELREHAPEEQAHGRAAVDNGTAGQAD; encoded by the coding sequence ATGAACCCGGAAGCTGAACAGCAGGAGCCAGCGGCAGGTGACCAGGCAGGCGCAACGGCCCGGCAGGACGCCGACCCGACCGCGACCAAAACCGAGGCCAAATCTGAGTCGAAGCGGCGGGCGGGCCTGCCGATATGGCGGACAGGGAAACCGGACGCCTTCCTTGCCGCCGCCGTGGACGTGGCCCGCAACGCCATCGAGGGCATCACCGCTGCCTCTGACATCGGCCGGCACCTTGCAGCGAAGAGCGAAGGCGACCGCCTTGTCACCCACCTGTTCGAATCCAAGCTGCCCGGTTACCTTGGCTGGCAGTGGTACGCAGTGCTGACCCGGAACTCCCGCTCCAAGGCGGTTACGGTCAATGAGCTGGGCCTGCTGCCGTCGGAGGACTCCATCCTGGCCCCGGAATGGGTTCCGTGGGCAGAGCGCGTCCGCCCGGAGGACGCACAGGAGACTGCGGCAGAGGGGCAGCACGCCGCTGCGCCTGACGCCCGGTCCGGGACCGCGGACTCCGTGGAGCCGGACGTCATCGAGCCGGACGTCATGGAGCCCGAGGCTTCAGAGTCAGAGCTTCCCGAGTCGGAACTTCGTGAGCACGCCCCCGAAGAGCAGGCGCATGGGCGGGCGGCCGTTGATAACGGTACCGCCGGCCAGGCTGACTAG
- a CDS encoding cold-shock protein, translated as MPTGKVKWYDKEKGFGFLAGEDGQEVFLPKSSLPEGITELKAGTRVEFGVADGRKGAQALGLRVLDKTPSIAKAKRPSAKDLAPLVQDLVSVLDNLSGTLSAGKYPEGNKGKAIAAALRKVADELDV; from the coding sequence GTGCCTACCGGCAAGGTCAAGTGGTATGACAAGGAAAAAGGTTTCGGATTCCTCGCGGGCGAGGACGGGCAGGAAGTCTTTCTGCCCAAATCATCGCTTCCCGAAGGCATCACGGAGCTGAAAGCCGGCACGCGCGTTGAGTTCGGTGTGGCGGACGGCCGCAAGGGCGCACAGGCCCTCGGCCTGCGCGTCCTGGATAAGACGCCGTCCATTGCCAAGGCAAAGCGGCCCAGTGCCAAGGATCTCGCGCCCCTGGTCCAGGACCTGGTGAGCGTGCTGGACAACCTCTCAGGGACTCTGTCCGCCGGCAAGTACCCGGAAGGCAACAAGGGCAAGGCCATCGCCGCTGCCCTGCGTAAGGTTGCCGACGAGCTGGACGTTTAG
- a CDS encoding helicase-associated domain-containing protein, with amino-acid sequence MSLIRALSKELEARSDESLRALFAARPDLISPAVPDFSALAARASARVSVQRALERLNKPQMQVLETLHLCTNTDTEHSASAAGLRKLITGSTVTAVERILASLQELALVHRAEPPHGSAATAHRQRFYLPVGSLKDVVGIYPAGLGRSYTELVRLQPAFAQRVVQLVAELHRSGLAIHEATTPMEAALALQHWTSSPEALHQVLTGAPERTTALLARFGSWAMGAVPQAQRKASVTNEGSDVGPVDWLLARGLLVPLDAAHVELPHSVGVSLRGGAIINDFTLSPPVPELGHTTAVLRRNAALGAIAETLRLVGELLYAVKEQPLATLRSGGVGVREMKRLAEALRIDQHRAGVLLELCGLSGLIRLDVDSSAWVLPPQQEWLALPRQEQWLWLVNAWLASERVPSLVGQAVNGPGATSAAHRAAAGTTINPLSAEAQRPDAPVVRKRILEILNQLTQEAAAPDGTAPVLDAAAVLQRAEWAQPRMARRFSSLIRGVLAEAEILGLIGSGALSQLGGAIAEDNPDQALDILGEHLPAALNHVLLQADLTAVAPGYLAPELSEKLLLMADAEGQGPATIYRFSAHSVRRALDAGQDASSVLGFLREHSATAVPQPLEYLVEDTASRHGRLRVGAAASFIQSDDETTVLELASEAKAASLGLARIAPTVLISSAPPRETAQVLRGLGLSPSVEESEPSVVRLRRTTGAPGSVRPVYTAPRTAPAEAEVADQLALLRRARPAAGGSQSGPAVVGGSGEAATQLGLETLQRAIRFKQRISMNVVDSLGNANLEIVVPLSVSGGRVRVFDPAKDTERVVSIHRIIDIEAAEELRQ; translated from the coding sequence ATGTCCCTTATTCGCGCGCTCAGCAAGGAACTGGAGGCTCGCAGCGATGAATCGTTGCGGGCCTTGTTCGCCGCGCGGCCGGACCTCATCTCCCCCGCCGTCCCGGACTTCTCTGCGCTTGCCGCCCGGGCCAGCGCCCGGGTCAGCGTCCAGCGCGCCTTGGAACGCCTCAACAAGCCCCAAATGCAGGTGCTGGAAACCCTCCACCTGTGCACCAACACGGATACCGAACACAGCGCTTCGGCCGCGGGGCTCCGGAAGCTGATTACTGGTTCCACGGTGACTGCGGTGGAACGGATCCTGGCCTCACTCCAGGAGCTGGCCCTGGTCCACCGGGCCGAACCCCCGCATGGATCAGCCGCCACGGCCCACCGCCAGCGTTTCTACCTGCCGGTGGGAAGCCTGAAGGATGTGGTGGGGATCTATCCGGCGGGGCTGGGACGCAGCTACACCGAGCTGGTCCGGCTGCAACCGGCCTTCGCCCAGCGGGTAGTCCAGCTCGTAGCCGAACTGCACCGCAGCGGTCTCGCCATCCACGAGGCCACCACGCCCATGGAAGCAGCGCTTGCGCTGCAGCACTGGACGTCGTCGCCTGAGGCCCTGCATCAGGTCCTGACCGGCGCACCTGAACGCACGACGGCGCTCCTCGCCAGATTCGGCAGCTGGGCCATGGGTGCCGTCCCCCAGGCGCAACGGAAAGCTTCCGTGACGAACGAGGGGTCCGACGTCGGGCCTGTTGACTGGCTGTTGGCCAGGGGCCTGCTGGTTCCGCTGGACGCCGCGCACGTGGAACTGCCCCACAGCGTCGGGGTCTCCCTGCGGGGCGGGGCAATAATCAATGATTTCACGCTCTCGCCGCCGGTGCCTGAGCTCGGGCACACCACAGCCGTACTGCGGCGGAACGCTGCCCTGGGCGCCATCGCGGAAACCCTCAGGCTGGTGGGTGAACTCCTCTACGCGGTAAAGGAGCAGCCGCTCGCTACGCTGCGCAGCGGGGGCGTGGGGGTGCGCGAGATGAAGCGGCTCGCCGAGGCCCTGCGCATCGACCAGCACCGCGCCGGAGTGCTGCTGGAGCTATGCGGTCTTTCGGGGCTGATCCGCCTCGATGTGGATTCCTCCGCCTGGGTGCTGCCCCCGCAACAGGAATGGCTGGCGCTGCCGAGGCAGGAACAGTGGTTGTGGCTGGTCAATGCGTGGCTGGCGAGCGAGCGTGTGCCCTCACTGGTGGGCCAGGCCGTCAATGGGCCGGGAGCCACATCCGCCGCACACCGGGCCGCTGCCGGGACCACCATTAATCCGCTTTCCGCAGAGGCCCAGCGGCCCGATGCCCCAGTGGTCAGGAAGCGGATTCTGGAAATCCTCAACCAGCTCACACAGGAGGCGGCTGCTCCGGATGGCACGGCCCCTGTCCTGGACGCTGCCGCGGTTCTTCAACGGGCTGAGTGGGCACAGCCGCGGATGGCGCGCCGTTTCAGCTCCCTGATCCGGGGTGTGCTGGCGGAGGCGGAGATTCTTGGCCTGATCGGATCGGGTGCGCTCAGCCAACTGGGCGGTGCCATTGCGGAGGACAACCCGGATCAGGCCTTGGACATCCTCGGCGAGCACCTTCCGGCCGCCCTGAACCACGTGCTGCTGCAGGCGGACCTCACCGCCGTGGCCCCGGGCTACCTGGCGCCCGAGCTGAGCGAAAAACTCCTCTTGATGGCCGACGCCGAGGGCCAGGGTCCGGCCACCATCTACCGGTTCTCCGCGCACTCGGTCAGGCGCGCCTTGGACGCCGGGCAGGACGCTTCCAGCGTGCTGGGCTTCCTTCGCGAGCATTCCGCCACCGCGGTGCCCCAGCCCCTGGAATACCTTGTGGAGGACACCGCGTCCCGCCACGGGCGGCTGCGCGTAGGGGCAGCCGCGAGCTTCATCCAAAGCGACGACGAAACAACGGTGCTGGAGCTTGCGTCGGAAGCCAAGGCAGCAAGCCTGGGCCTCGCCCGGATCGCGCCCACCGTCCTGATCTCGTCCGCGCCGCCGCGGGAAACGGCGCAGGTCCTCCGCGGCCTGGGCCTCTCGCCCTCGGTAGAGGAATCCGAACCGTCGGTGGTCCGGCTGCGCCGGACCACCGGGGCCCCCGGCAGTGTGCGCCCTGTCTACACCGCGCCCCGGACCGCGCCGGCCGAGGCCGAGGTGGCCGACCAGCTGGCCCTGCTGCGCCGTGCCAGGCCTGCCGCAGGGGGCAGTCAAAGCGGTCCGGCCGTGGTAGGCGGATCCGGCGAGGCCGCCACCCAGCTAGGCCTGGAGACACTGCAGCGGGCCATCCGGTTCAAGCAGCGCATCAGTATGAACGTGGTGGACAGCCTGGGGAATGCCAACCTCGAAATTGTTGTTCCGCTATCGGTAAGCGGCGGACGGGTCAGGGTTTTTGATCCGGCCAAGGACACCGAACGGGTGGTTTCCATCCACCGCATCATCGATATTGAGGCTGCAGAGGAACTGCGCCAGTGA
- a CDS encoding DNA repair helicase XPB, protein MNDGPLIVQSDKTILLEVDHELATEARHAIAPFAELERAPEHMHSYRLTPLGLWNARAAGLDAEKVLDTLLKYSRFPVPHSLLIDVEETMSRYGRLRLEKDPQHGLVMRTDDYPVLEEVIRSKKIQPLLGPRIDGETIVVQSSQRGQLKQLLLKIGWPAEDLAGYVDGTPHLIALNEDGWKLRPYQQLATENFWAGGSGVVVLPCGAGKTLVGAAAMATSSTTTLILVTNTVAARQWKDELLKRTSLTEDEIGEYSGAVKEVRPVTIATYQVLTTKRGGLYAHLELLDGHDWGLIIYDEVHLLPAPIFRMTADLQARRRLGLTATLVREDGREGEVFSLIGPKRYDAPWKDIESQGYIAPADCVEVRIDLPKDERVAYAMAEDADKYRLCSTSESKTRIVEQLVARHQGEQLLVIGQYIDQLDDIGERLQAPVIKGDTSVKERQKLFDAFRAGDVHTLVVSKVANFSIDLPEASVAIQVSGSFGSRQEEAQRLGRLLRPKKDGRAARFYSLVARDTLDQDFAAKRQRFLAEQGYAYRIMDAKDVDQPG, encoded by the coding sequence GTGAACGACGGCCCGCTGATTGTCCAGAGCGATAAAACCATCCTGCTCGAAGTGGACCATGAACTGGCCACCGAAGCCCGCCACGCCATTGCCCCCTTTGCGGAACTGGAACGGGCTCCGGAGCACATGCACAGCTACCGGCTCACGCCCCTGGGCCTGTGGAACGCCCGCGCGGCCGGACTGGACGCCGAGAAGGTCCTGGACACCCTGCTCAAATACTCCCGGTTCCCCGTTCCGCACTCGCTCCTGATCGACGTCGAAGAAACCATGTCCCGGTACGGGCGGCTGCGGCTAGAGAAGGACCCCCAGCACGGACTGGTGATGCGCACGGATGACTACCCCGTGCTGGAAGAGGTCATCCGCTCCAAGAAGATCCAGCCTCTGCTGGGGCCTCGGATCGACGGGGAAACCATCGTGGTGCAGTCCTCCCAGCGGGGCCAGCTCAAGCAGCTGCTCCTGAAAATCGGCTGGCCCGCCGAGGACCTCGCCGGATACGTGGACGGGACCCCTCACCTGATCGCACTGAACGAGGACGGCTGGAAGCTGCGGCCCTACCAGCAGCTCGCCACTGAGAACTTCTGGGCCGGCGGCAGCGGCGTGGTGGTCCTTCCGTGTGGCGCGGGGAAGACGCTCGTGGGCGCAGCGGCAATGGCCACCAGCTCAACAACAACACTCATCCTGGTGACCAACACCGTGGCCGCCCGCCAGTGGAAGGACGAGCTGCTCAAGCGGACCTCGCTCACCGAGGATGAAATCGGTGAGTATTCCGGTGCGGTCAAGGAGGTGCGGCCCGTGACCATCGCCACGTACCAGGTCCTCACCACCAAACGCGGCGGCCTCTACGCGCACCTGGAGCTCCTGGACGGCCACGACTGGGGCCTCATCATCTATGACGAAGTCCATCTGCTGCCCGCCCCGATCTTCCGGATGACGGCCGATCTCCAGGCGCGCCGCCGGTTGGGCCTCACTGCCACCCTGGTCCGCGAGGACGGCCGTGAAGGCGAGGTGTTCAGCCTCATCGGACCCAAGCGCTATGACGCGCCGTGGAAGGACATCGAATCGCAGGGGTACATTGCGCCCGCGGACTGCGTGGAAGTACGCATTGACCTGCCCAAGGACGAGCGCGTGGCCTACGCCATGGCGGAGGACGCGGACAAGTACCGGCTGTGCTCCACCTCTGAGTCCAAGACCCGGATCGTGGAGCAGCTCGTGGCCCGGCACCAAGGCGAGCAGCTGCTGGTGATCGGGCAGTACATCGATCAGCTGGACGACATCGGAGAGCGGCTGCAGGCCCCGGTCATCAAGGGCGACACGTCCGTCAAGGAACGCCAGAAGCTCTTTGATGCCTTCCGGGCAGGTGATGTACATACGCTCGTCGTGTCCAAGGTGGCTAACTTCTCCATCGACCTGCCGGAAGCCTCGGTGGCCATCCAGGTTTCCGGGTCCTTCGGGTCACGCCAGGAGGAGGCCCAGCGCCTGGGCCGGCTGCTGCGTCCCAAAAAGGACGGACGCGCCGCCCGCTTCTACTCACTGGTGGCCCGGGACACGCTGGACCAGGACTTCGCGGCAAAGCGCCAGCGGTTCCTGGCAGAGCAGGGCTACGCGTACCGGATCATGGACGCGAAGGACGTGGACCAGCCCGGCTAG
- a CDS encoding response regulator transcription factor gives MNKNGPEAKLLVVDDEPNIRELLSTSLRFAGFEVVSAANGRDALAAAELHAPDLAVLDVMLPDMDGFTVTRKLRASGKHFPVLFLTAKDDTEDKVTGLTVGGDDYVTKPFSLDEVVARIRAVLRRTQPMLDDDAIIRVDDLELDDDAHEVRRGGTVIELSPTEFKLLRYLMLNPNRVLSKSQILDHVWEYNFNGDASIVESYISYLRRKVDIDPDAPALIQTKRGVGYVLRTAEKR, from the coding sequence ATGAATAAGAATGGCCCAGAAGCCAAGCTCCTTGTTGTTGATGACGAACCCAACATCCGCGAGCTGCTGTCCACGTCGCTGCGGTTCGCAGGGTTTGAGGTAGTGTCCGCCGCGAACGGCCGCGACGCGCTGGCCGCAGCTGAGCTCCACGCTCCGGACCTCGCGGTGCTGGACGTCATGCTGCCGGACATGGACGGCTTTACTGTCACGCGGAAGCTCCGCGCTTCCGGCAAGCACTTCCCTGTGCTCTTCCTGACGGCCAAGGACGACACGGAGGACAAGGTCACCGGCCTTACCGTGGGCGGTGATGACTACGTCACCAAACCCTTCAGCCTGGACGAGGTGGTGGCCCGTATCCGCGCTGTCCTCCGCCGCACCCAGCCTATGCTCGACGACGACGCCATCATCCGGGTGGATGACCTGGAGCTCGACGACGACGCCCACGAGGTGCGCCGCGGCGGCACCGTCATTGAGCTGTCCCCCACCGAGTTCAAGCTGCTCCGGTACCTCATGCTGAACCCCAACCGGGTGCTCTCCAAATCCCAGATCCTGGACCACGTGTGGGAATACAACTTCAACGGGGACGCCTCCATCGTGGAGTCCTACATCTCCTATCTGCGGCGCAAGGTGGACATTGATCCGGACGCGCCCGCACTGATCCAGACCAAACGCGGTGTTGGCTACGTGCTCCGAACGGCAGAGAAGCGCTGA